The following coding sequences lie in one Chlamydiales bacterium genomic window:
- a CDS encoding type III secretion system chaperone produces MNEALLISFVGQLAKDIELTDIPVVDANKTYKFSFGKDLAIGIRAMETGFYLTSYLGPCSEQNCEDFFSTLMHANLFGKGTGGGIIGLNEEGKQFTFTKKYPFQMNYAEFKSHIEDFINYVDLWQKKVNDQLVKV; encoded by the coding sequence ATGAATGAAGCTTTATTAATTTCTTTTGTAGGACAACTAGCAAAAGACATCGAACTTACTGATATACCAGTAGTTGATGCAAACAAGACATATAAATTTTCTTTTGGAAAAGATTTAGCTATTGGTATACGCGCTATGGAAACAGGTTTTTATCTTACATCCTATCTTGGACCTTGCTCTGAACAGAATTGCGAAGATTTTTTTTCTACGCTCATGCATGCTAATTTGTTTGGAAAAGGAACGGGCGGCGGTATAATTGGCTTAAATGAAGAGGGTAAACAGTTTACTTTTACAAAAAAATACCCATTCCAAATGAATTATGCTGAGTTTAAATCGCATATCGAGGATTTTATAAACTATGTTGATTTGTGGCAGAAGAA
- a CDS encoding SycD/LcrH family type III secretion system chaperone: MTFMQSVFDTFNGYDLNKEEDLERLGKHIGECIIEKNMVFKDIFHVPEEFMLKLHTLAYSLYEAGKYKIACGVFNKLMMLDPKSFTYALGAAVCLDELKEYPVAINFYGYAFLNNVEDPTPLYRAGECCLKMNDPTKAKQFFEQAITVAGELEPYKLLKVRSEIILKTLSEIKK, from the coding sequence ATGACATTTATGCAAAGCGTTTTTGACACTTTTAACGGGTATGATTTAAATAAAGAAGAAGACCTCGAAAGACTTGGAAAACATATTGGAGAATGTATAATTGAAAAAAATATGGTTTTTAAAGATATCTTTCATGTCCCAGAAGAATTTATGCTTAAACTGCATACACTTGCCTATTCCTTATATGAGGCTGGAAAATACAAAATAGCTTGCGGGGTTTTTAACAAACTCATGATGCTAGATCCCAAATCCTTTACCTATGCACTGGGCGCGGCTGTTTGCTTAGATGAATTAAAAGAATATCCTGTTGCTATCAACTTTTATGGTTATGCATTCCTCAATAATGTAGAAGATCCAACACCTCTTTATCGCGCTGGTGAGTGCTGTCTAAAGATGAATGATCCTACAAAAGCAAAACAGTTTTTCGAGCAAGCAATCACTGTAGCAGGTGAGTTAGAGCCCTATAAGCTTCTTAAAGTGCGCTCCGAAATTATTTTAAAAACCTTGTCAGAAATCAAAAAGTAA